Proteins from a genomic interval of Rickettsia sp. Oklahoma-10:
- a CDS encoding F0F1 ATP synthase subunit A, with product MIHNPLIQFDIKKLIEIKIFGFDVSFTNSSVYMLLASILALTYFYLAFYNRNVIPSRLQVSAEIVYNLVADMLNQNIGVKGHKFIPLVFSLFIFILFCNLLGMTPYSFTTTSHIIITFALAILVFLTVTIVGFVKHSLRFLTLFLPHGTPLWLAPLMIVIELFTYLARPVSLSLRLATNMMAGHVLLKVIAGFTVSLMIYLKFLPIPLMVILIGFEIFVSVLQAYIFTILSCMYLNDAINLH from the coding sequence ATGATACATAACCCTTTAATACAATTTGATATCAAAAAATTGATAGAAATCAAAATTTTTGGTTTTGATGTTAGTTTTACTAATTCGAGTGTCTATATGTTACTTGCTAGCATCTTAGCTTTAACTTATTTTTACTTAGCTTTTTATAACCGGAATGTAATACCTTCTAGATTACAAGTAAGTGCTGAAATAGTTTATAATCTTGTAGCTGATATGTTAAATCAGAATATAGGAGTAAAAGGACATAAATTTATTCCCTTAGTTTTTAGTTTATTTATTTTCATTTTATTCTGTAATTTACTTGGTATGACACCCTATAGCTTTACTACTACTAGTCATATTATCATTACTTTTGCCTTAGCAATTTTAGTATTTTTAACGGTAACTATAGTTGGTTTTGTAAAACACAGCTTACGTTTTTTAACTCTTTTTTTACCACACGGTACTCCTTTATGGTTAGCACCGCTAATGATAGTAATTGAACTGTTTACATATTTAGCAAGACCGGTTAGTTTATCTTTACGACTTGCTACTAATATGATGGCAGGGCATGTTTTATTAAAAGTAATAGCCGGTTTTACCGTTTCATTAATGATTTACTTGAAATTTCTGCCAATCCCTCTTATGGTTATACTGATTGGGTTTGAAATTTTCGTTTCAGTACTTCAAGCTTATATTTTTACTATTTTGTCTTGTATGTATCTTAATGATGCTATTAATTTACACTAG
- a CDS encoding AtpZ/AtpI family protein, producing MDTEKLNNIKARIKELKSAKLSNSKIQQEISPFTIAIDLVAGAMVGVVSGIFTDKFFYSKPLFLIIFTIIGIIAGFNIIRQKVNNKQ from the coding sequence GTGGATACAGAAAAACTAAATAATATCAAAGCAAGAATTAAAGAATTAAAAAGTGCTAAACTTTCTAATTCTAAAATTCAGCAAGAAATTAGTCCGTTCACTATCGCTATAGATTTAGTTGCAGGTGCAATGGTAGGTGTCGTGAGTGGAATATTCACAGATAAGTTCTTTTATTCTAAACCTTTATTTCTTATTATATTTACAATAATAGGAATAATTGCTGGTTTTAATATTATAAGGCAAAAAGTAAATAATAAACAGTAA
- a CDS encoding DsbA family protein: protein MRSIFIVLVFLLFLSSYSEAKAQDQNHGEKQIIEQETIQNNETSQEINQEAVNSKNAAKLIVPANDSNQTNELPTPDSQEQKNPETKPIKVTFKVDDYDMVLGNKKSNVIVVEYFSPTCPHCAYYHQNIFPELKKKYIDTNKIAYVVREFIGTKQDLDAAILARCKGDISSFIQFHNIILKQQDKWAYSNKYRELLTDIGQLGGISPEEYQQCLNSEKITEILIANTNLVAKVPKFIGTPSLFVNGVQTKNYSIDNISATVDKALDEQKEKAKNEMNL, encoded by the coding sequence ATGCGAAGTATTTTTATTGTGCTAGTATTTTTATTGTTTTTGAGTAGCTATTCAGAAGCAAAAGCACAAGATCAGAACCACGGGGAGAAACAAATAATAGAGCAAGAAACCATACAAAATAACGAAACTTCTCAAGAAATAAATCAAGAAGCTGTAAATTCTAAAAATGCAGCTAAATTGATAGTACCTGCTAATGATAGCAATCAGACTAATGAATTACCAACGCCAGATTCACAAGAACAAAAAAATCCTGAAACAAAACCTATTAAAGTCACTTTTAAAGTTGATGACTATGATATGGTTCTCGGTAACAAAAAATCAAATGTTATAGTAGTTGAGTATTTTTCTCCTACATGTCCACATTGTGCTTATTATCATCAGAACATTTTTCCGGAACTTAAGAAAAAATATATCGATACTAATAAAATTGCATATGTGGTTCGTGAATTTATTGGTACTAAACAAGATTTAGATGCTGCAATTTTAGCCCGTTGCAAGGGTGATATAAGTAGTTTTATACAGTTTCATAATATCATATTAAAACAACAAGATAAGTGGGCATATAGCAATAAATACAGAGAATTATTAACAGATATAGGTCAGCTTGGTGGCATTTCTCCGGAAGAATATCAACAATGCTTAAATAGTGAAAAAATTACTGAAATACTAATTGCTAATACTAATTTAGTAGCAAAAGTACCAAAATTTATAGGCACTCCTTCTTTATTTGTTAATGGAGTACAAACCAAAAATTATAGTATAGATAATATTTCTGCAACGGTGGATAAAGCTTTAGATGAGCAAAAGGAAAAAGCAAAAAATGAGATGAATTTATAA